One region of Niallia sp. Man26 genomic DNA includes:
- the nth gene encoding endonuclease III: MLKKDQIRHCLDVMGEMFPEAHCELVHANPFELVIAVALSAQCTDALVNKVTKNLFQKYKTPEDYLSVPLEELQNDIRSIGLFRNKAKNIQKLCQMLLENYNGEVPKDRDELINLPGVGRKTANVVVSVAYNIPAIAVDTHVERVSKRLGFCRWKDSVLEVEKALMKKVPEEEWSVTHHRMIFFGRYHCKAQNPQCEACPLLTECREGKKRMKKAGVLV, from the coding sequence ATGTTGAAAAAAGATCAGATTAGACATTGTCTTGATGTGATGGGCGAAATGTTCCCAGAAGCACATTGCGAGCTTGTCCATGCAAATCCGTTTGAATTAGTCATTGCAGTTGCTTTATCTGCACAATGTACGGATGCACTAGTTAATAAGGTTACGAAAAACTTGTTTCAGAAATATAAAACGCCAGAAGATTATTTGAGTGTTCCGTTAGAAGAGCTTCAAAATGATATTCGGTCTATTGGCCTATTTCGAAACAAGGCGAAAAATATCCAAAAGCTGTGCCAAATGCTACTGGAGAACTATAATGGCGAAGTGCCGAAAGACAGGGATGAATTAATTAATCTTCCTGGGGTAGGAAGAAAGACCGCAAATGTTGTTGTGTCTGTTGCCTATAATATTCCGGCAATTGCTGTTGATACACATGTGGAAAGGGTAAGTAAAAGGCTTGGTTTTTGCCGCTGGAAGGACTCTGTTCTTGAGGTAGAGAAAGCGCTGATGAAAAAGGTACCAGAAGAAGAATGGTCAGTCACTCATCATCGCATGATATTCTTCGGCAGATACCATTGTAAAGCCCAAAATCCTCAATGTGAGGCTTGTCCGCTGCTGACAGAATGCAGAGAAGGCAAAAAAAGAATGAAAAAGGCCGGTGTCCTTGTATGA
- a CDS encoding DnaD domain-containing protein produces the protein MNKSVMLKWLQEGNIHIPTTLLTHYHALKLNEKELVLLLQVLAFLDKGNEFPTPTEIAANMSIDAVECHELLSQLIRRGYIAIMDGENDHGIRFERYSVEPLWEKLIDEYLAADKKEEAVLDQKKETDLYTCFEQEFGRPLSPFEIETLGMWIDDDHHDTVIIKAALKEAVISGKLNFRYIDRILFEWKKNGIKTIQQAKSHGKKFRSFQNSNKEQEEAPTKSVPFYNWLEQ, from the coding sequence ATGAATAAATCAGTTATGCTAAAATGGCTCCAAGAAGGAAACATCCATATTCCAACCACACTTCTAACCCATTATCATGCACTTAAACTTAATGAAAAGGAACTAGTTCTTTTGCTTCAAGTTCTTGCTTTTTTAGATAAAGGAAATGAATTTCCGACTCCGACAGAAATTGCAGCAAATATGTCTATTGATGCAGTGGAATGTCATGAACTGCTAAGTCAGCTTATTCGCCGAGGATATATCGCTATTATGGACGGCGAAAATGATCATGGCATCCGCTTTGAGCGTTATTCTGTAGAACCGCTGTGGGAAAAGCTGATTGATGAATATTTGGCTGCAGATAAAAAAGAAGAAGCAGTGCTCGATCAGAAAAAAGAAACAGATCTTTACACATGCTTTGAACAAGAGTTCGGCAGACCGCTTTCGCCGTTTGAAATTGAGACTTTAGGTATGTGGATTGACGATGATCACCATGATACAGTCATCATTAAAGCTGCCTTAAAAGAGGCTGTTATTTCTGGGAAACTGAACTTCCGCTATATTGACCGAATATTATTTGAGTGGAAGAAAAACGGTATTAAGACAATACAGCAGGCCAAAAGCCACGGAAAGAAGTTCCGTTCTTTTCAAAACAGCAACAAGGAGCAGGAAGAAGCACCAACAAAGTCTGTTCCCTTTTACAATTGGCTGGAACAGTAA
- the asnS gene encoding asparagine--tRNA ligase — MIKSTIAELPKHVDKEVKLGAWIANKRSSGKIAFLQLRDGTGFVQGVVVKSDVAEEVFQAAKSVTQESSVYVTGKVQKDERSPFGYELLVTGVEVIHTSVDYPITPKEHGTEFLMDNRHLWLRSKRQHAVMKIRNEIIRATYQFFNENGFSKVDPPILTGSAPEGTTELFATKYFDEDAYLSQSGQLYMEAAAMALGKVFSFGPTFRAEKSKTRRHLIEFWMIEPEMAFYEFEDNLVVQEEYVSFIVQSVLANCQLELKTLGRDVSKLEQIKAPFPRISYDDAIKLLHEKGFDDIQWGDDFGAPHETAIAETYDKPVFITHYPTSLKPFYMQPDPNRDDVVLCADLIAPEGYGEIIGGSERIHDMDLLEKRVQEHNLDAETYKWYLELRKYGSVPHSGFGLGLERTVAWISGVEHVRETIPFPRLLNRLYP, encoded by the coding sequence GTGATTAAATCAACTATAGCTGAATTACCGAAACATGTTGATAAAGAAGTAAAACTAGGTGCTTGGATTGCTAATAAGCGTTCAAGCGGCAAAATCGCCTTTTTACAGCTGCGTGACGGCACAGGTTTTGTGCAAGGTGTAGTGGTGAAAAGTGATGTGGCTGAAGAAGTTTTCCAAGCTGCGAAGTCTGTAACACAGGAATCATCTGTTTATGTTACTGGAAAGGTACAAAAGGATGAGCGCTCACCATTCGGTTATGAGCTTCTTGTTACTGGCGTTGAGGTAATCCATACATCTGTAGATTACCCGATTACACCAAAAGAGCACGGAACAGAGTTCTTAATGGACAACCGCCATTTATGGCTTCGTTCAAAACGTCAGCACGCTGTTATGAAAATCAGAAATGAAATCATCCGTGCGACCTATCAATTCTTTAACGAAAATGGCTTCTCGAAAGTCGATCCGCCAATTTTGACAGGCAGTGCTCCAGAAGGTACAACAGAATTATTTGCAACTAAATATTTCGATGAAGATGCTTACCTTTCTCAAAGCGGACAGCTGTATATGGAAGCAGCAGCAATGGCATTAGGAAAAGTATTCTCATTTGGCCCGACATTCCGCGCAGAAAAATCTAAAACACGCCGTCATTTAATTGAGTTTTGGATGATCGAGCCGGAAATGGCTTTTTATGAGTTCGAAGACAACTTAGTTGTTCAAGAGGAATATGTCTCCTTTATCGTTCAATCTGTTTTGGCAAATTGCCAGCTTGAATTGAAAACATTGGGAAGAGATGTGTCCAAGCTTGAACAAATTAAAGCGCCATTCCCAAGAATCAGCTATGATGATGCAATTAAATTATTGCATGAAAAAGGCTTTGATGATATTCAATGGGGAGATGACTTTGGGGCACCTCATGAAACAGCAATTGCTGAAACTTACGATAAGCCTGTTTTCATTACGCATTACCCAACATCACTAAAACCATTCTACATGCAGCCAGACCCTAACAGGGACGATGTTGTTTTATGTGCTGACTTGATTGCACCTGAAGGCTATGGTGAGATTATCGGCGGCTCTGAGCGTATTCATGATATGGACTTGCTTGAAAAACGTGTTCAGGAACATAACTTGGATGCAGAAACATATAAATGGTATTTAGAGCTTCGTAAATACGGTTCTGTGCCACATTCCGGTTTTGGTTTAGGGTTAGAAAGAACAGTAGCATGGATTAGCGGTGTAGAACATGTCCGTGAAACGATTCCGTTCCCAAGATTGTTAAACCGTTTGTACCCATAA